A DNA window from Salvelinus fontinalis isolate EN_2023a chromosome 28, ASM2944872v1, whole genome shotgun sequence contains the following coding sequences:
- the LOC129825764 gene encoding ctenidin-1-like, giving the protein MVGQQRLLLTVATCLFLLATLCPTLEARRGGSFGRSGGGGWGGSRRGGSGYPRQGGGTGYRPMPSSSGPAYRPMPAQSGGSSAGKMAGAAAAGALGGAMLGSALSRPGYGGGYGGGYGGGYGGYGGGYGGYPRGGGYGPRPGGYEGPEGSGDMEYYYGASSGPIYNSIIVIIGSLMSLVMGHWMGVM; this is encoded by the coding sequence ATGGTTGGCCAACAGAGACTTCTCCTCACCGTGGCAACCTGCCTATTTCTCCTAGCAACCCTATGCCCCACCTTAGAGGCTCGTCGTGGTGGGAGCTTCGGACGTAGTGGCGGTGGGGGGTGGGGAGGTAGTAGACGTGGAGGTAGCGGTTACCCTCGTCAAGGTGGAGGCACGGGATACCGACCAATGCCATCCTCGAGCGGACCGGCATACCGACCAATGCCTGCCCAGAGTGGAGGCTCCAGTGCGGGGAAGATGGCAggggctgctgctgctggtgcCCTGGGGGGAGCAATGCTGGGCAGTGCCCTGAGTCGTCCTGGCTATGGAGGAGGATATGGAGGTGGTTATGGGGGTGGTTATGGAGGCTATGGAGGAGGCTATGGGGGCTACCCCAGAGGTGGAGGGTATGGCCCCAGGCCTGGTGGCTATGAGGGACCAGAGGGCTCTGGGGATATGGAGTACTACTATGGAGCATCCAGCGGGCCCATCTATAACAGCATCATCGTCATCATTGGGTCACTAATGTCACTGGTGATGGGGCACTGGATGGGAGTGATGTAG
- the LOC129826500 gene encoding ras association domain-containing protein 2-like isoform X2 — translation MDNVQNGVQIGDKKFISKATVLSHLKTYNLYYDGQNLQLRHREEEGELIVEGLLNISWGLRRPIRLQMQDDHERIRPPPSSTSWHSGCALDNQSNEGTQQIPPTIEVTEHESQSEDSIVKEDEEEEEYESSAQLLRTKSDAGVLRRGQRRSPSDQRRLRRHRFSINGHFYNHKTAVFTPAYGSVTNVRINSCMTTPQVLRVLLNKFKIENSPDDFALYLVHTSGERVKLKRSDYPLVLRVLQGPCEQVSRIFLMEQDLGEEVTYDVAQYIKFEMPVLQSFITKLMEEEDREVQKLRSRYAYLRCIIEKQLHCLPEGTTCM, via the exons ATGGATAACGTTCAGAACGGGGTTCAGATCGGAGACAAAAAGTTCATCAGCAA GGCAACAGTCCTGTCCCACCTCAAAACCTACAACCTCTATTATGATGGACAGAACCTGCAGTTGAGACACAGAGAG GAGGAAGGGGAGCTGATCGTGGAGGGTTTGCTGAATATCTCCTGGGGCCTGCGTCGACCTATTAGATTGCAGATGCAGGACGATCACGAGCGAATCagacctcctccctcctctacctcctggcACTCCGGCTGTGCCCTGGATAATCAGAG CAACGAAGGTACCCAGCAGATCCCGCCCACCATAGAAGTGACAGAGCACGAAAGCCAATCAGAGGACAGCATTgtgaaggaggatgaggaagaag AGGAATATGAGAGCTCCGCCCAGCTGCTGAGGACGAAGAGCGATGCAGGGGTTCTGAGACGGGGCCAGCGCCGGTCGCCTAGCGACCAGAGAAGGTTACGACGACACCGCTTCTCCATCAACGGACACTTCTACAAtcacaag ACTGCAGTCTTTACTCCAGCGTATGGTTCAGTGACTAACGTGCGGATCAACAGTTGTATGACCACGCCTCAGGTGCTGCGAGTGCTACTTAACAAGTTTAAGATTGAGAACAGCCCAGATGACTTTGCGCTGTATCTTGTACACACAAGCGGGG AGCGTGTGAAGCTGAAGCGCAGTGACTACCCCCTGGTGCTGCGTGTGCTTCAGGGTCCATGTGAACAGGTTAGCAGAATCTTCCTGATGGAGCAGGACCTGGGAGAGGAAGTCACCTATGAC GTGGCACAGTATATTAAGTTTGAGATGCCGGTGCTGCAGAGTTTCATCACCAAGCTGATGGAGGAAGAGGACCGGGAGGTGCAGAAACTCAGGAGCAG gTATGCATATCTGCGGTGTATCATAGAGAAGCAGTTGCATTGTCTTCCTGAGGGGACCACCTGTATGTGA
- the LOC129826500 gene encoding ras association domain-containing protein 2-like isoform X1 codes for MDNVQNGVQIGDKKFISKATVLSHLKTYNLYYDGQNLQLRHREEEGELIVEGLLNISWGLRRPIRLQMQDDHERIRPPPSSTSWHSGCALDNQSSNEGTQQIPPTIEVTEHESQSEDSIVKEDEEEEEYESSAQLLRTKSDAGVLRRGQRRSPSDQRRLRRHRFSINGHFYNHKTAVFTPAYGSVTNVRINSCMTTPQVLRVLLNKFKIENSPDDFALYLVHTSGERVKLKRSDYPLVLRVLQGPCEQVSRIFLMEQDLGEEVTYDVAQYIKFEMPVLQSFITKLMEEEDREVQKLRSRYAYLRCIIEKQLHCLPEGTTCM; via the exons ATGGATAACGTTCAGAACGGGGTTCAGATCGGAGACAAAAAGTTCATCAGCAA GGCAACAGTCCTGTCCCACCTCAAAACCTACAACCTCTATTATGATGGACAGAACCTGCAGTTGAGACACAGAGAG GAGGAAGGGGAGCTGATCGTGGAGGGTTTGCTGAATATCTCCTGGGGCCTGCGTCGACCTATTAGATTGCAGATGCAGGACGATCACGAGCGAATCagacctcctccctcctctacctcctggcACTCCGGCTGTGCCCTGGATAATCAGAG TAGCAACGAAGGTACCCAGCAGATCCCGCCCACCATAGAAGTGACAGAGCACGAAAGCCAATCAGAGGACAGCATTgtgaaggaggatgaggaagaag AGGAATATGAGAGCTCCGCCCAGCTGCTGAGGACGAAGAGCGATGCAGGGGTTCTGAGACGGGGCCAGCGCCGGTCGCCTAGCGACCAGAGAAGGTTACGACGACACCGCTTCTCCATCAACGGACACTTCTACAAtcacaag ACTGCAGTCTTTACTCCAGCGTATGGTTCAGTGACTAACGTGCGGATCAACAGTTGTATGACCACGCCTCAGGTGCTGCGAGTGCTACTTAACAAGTTTAAGATTGAGAACAGCCCAGATGACTTTGCGCTGTATCTTGTACACACAAGCGGGG AGCGTGTGAAGCTGAAGCGCAGTGACTACCCCCTGGTGCTGCGTGTGCTTCAGGGTCCATGTGAACAGGTTAGCAGAATCTTCCTGATGGAGCAGGACCTGGGAGAGGAAGTCACCTATGAC GTGGCACAGTATATTAAGTTTGAGATGCCGGTGCTGCAGAGTTTCATCACCAAGCTGATGGAGGAAGAGGACCGGGAGGTGCAGAAACTCAGGAGCAG gTATGCATATCTGCGGTGTATCATAGAGAAGCAGTTGCATTGTCTTCCTGAGGGGACCACCTGTATGTGA